One Capsicum annuum cultivar UCD-10X-F1 chromosome 2, UCD10Xv1.1, whole genome shotgun sequence genomic window carries:
- the LOC107858288 gene encoding transcription initiation factor IIB (The RefSeq protein has 1 substitution compared to this genomic sequence): protein MRCPYCSAEQARCATSTSGRPITECTSCGRVVEERLTQSHHLFHTRAQDSPLCLATSDLPTLPISATHDDDDPFEPPGFITAFSTWSLEPYPVFAQSSISFAGHLAELERVLETTSSSSSSSTSSSVVVENLRAYLQIIDVASILRLDYDISDHAFQLFRDCSSATCLRNRSVEALATAALVHAIREAQEPRTLQEISVAANLPQKEIGKYIKILGEALQLSQPINSNSISVHMPRFCTLLQLNKSAQELATHIGEVIINKCFCTRRNPISISAAAIYLACQLEDKRKTQAEICKVTGLTEVTLRKVYKELLENWDDLLPSSYKPVVPPDKAFPSAAIPTGRSSTLRVDLVEGTSSERDKPVKPVDSLDASPQIRSKEDSHSKDNDTTQISWPTPFWKPQAPAEGGVTTATEKSQNATQEMDIDYV from the exons ATGCGGTGTCCGTACTGTTCGGCGGAGCAAGCGCGGTGCGCCACCAGCACCAGCGGCCGACCAATTACCGAATGCACATCCTGCGGCCGTGTAGTGGAGGAGCGATTAACTCAATCCCACCATCTTTTTCATACTCGTGCACAAGATTCCCCTCTTTGTCTCGCCACTTCCGACCTCCCTACTCTTCCCATCTCCGCCACTCACGACGACGATGACCCTTTTGAACCCACCGGTTTCATCACCGCTTTTTCTACTTGGTCGCTCGAACCCTACCCAGTATTTGCGCAATCCTCAATTTCATTTGCCGGACACTTAGCGGAGCTGGAGCGGGTGCTCGAAACGACGTCGTCTTCGTCCAGttcatctacttcttcttccgtTGTGGTGGAGAATCTTCGGGCTTATTTGCAGATTATTGATGTGGCTTCTATTCTGAGGTTGGATTATGATATATCGGACCACGCGTTTCAGCTATTCAGGGATTGTTCTTCGGCTACGTGTTTGAGGAATCGGAGTGTTGAAGCGCTTGCTACTGCTGCTCTTGTACATGCTATTAGGGAAGCTCAAGAGCCAAGAACTCTCCAG GAAATATCAGTTGCAGCCAATTTACCTCAGAAGGAAATTGGGAAGTACATAAAGATTCTTGGAGAAGCGTTACAACTCAGTCAACCTATCAATAGTAATTCTATCTCAGTCCATATGCCAAGGTTTTGTACACTTCTTCAGCTGAATAAATCTGCTCAG GAGCTGGCAACTCACATTGGTGAAGTAATCATCAATAAATGCTTTTGCACGCGAAGGAATCCAATTAGTATCTCTGCTGCTGCTATATATTTGGCATGTCAACTAGAAGACAAGCGGAAGACCCAGGCTGAAATATGTAAGGTGACTGGACTCACTGAGGTTACTCTTCGTAAGGTGTACAAGGAGCTTTTGGAGAACTGGGATGATCTCCTACCATCAAGTTATAAACCGGTTGTTCCACCAGATAAGGCTTTTCCTTCAGCTGCCATTCCTACAGGCCGTTCATCAACACTTAGAGTTGATTTAGTTGAGGGAACTTCATCTGAGAGGGACAAGCCTGTTAAACCAGTCGACTCATTAGATGCATCTCCTCAGATCAGATCAAAGGAGGACTCCCATAGCAAAGATAATGATACAACTCAAATATCTTGGCCAACACCATTTTGGAAGCCTCAAGCTCCTGCTGAAGGTGGTGTTACAACAGCTACAGAGAAGAGTCAGAATGCTACTCAAGAAATGGATATTGATTATGTATAA
- the LOC107861328 gene encoding F-box protein At5g49610, whose amino-acid sequence MDRGKKSGLAARNNRIYLDFKDIIRETALPFLPAKSLAKFRAVCRDWRLQISTPFFAHQQTLSCRSTSGFFLQNRGESPFLISVDTNSCGVPDPSLRFLPEPVDIKSSSNGLLCCQGREGDKAYYICNPVTKQWKKLPKSNANHGSDPAIVLLFEPSLLNFVAEYKIICAFPSTDFGEATEFEIYSSREDSWEVAGEICFGARKVVPKSGVHVNGVVYWMTPTSVLAFDLTKERSQFFRWYYNYGILGAFDGKLCNVYATGGSIRLNILANTHTNTMQMGSQTSMWLEKKTVVLDSKIVGDGAMSCSILHVDNNIMVVHSGERTFSYDFKSRATKLLSGRAGINYRCFPYVNSLISL is encoded by the coding sequence ATGGATCGTGGGAAAAAGTCGGGCCTTGCTGCACGGAATAATAGGATTTACTTGGATTTTAAGGACATCATCAGGGAGACTGCCCTTCCCTTCCTTCCTGCCAAATCGCTTGCCAAATTCAGAGCTGTTTGTAGGGACTGGAGACTCCAGATTTCCACTCCATTTTTTGCCCATCAGCAGACACTTTCTTGTCGCAGCACATCAGGCTTCTTTCTCCAGAATCGTGGGGAGTCTCCTTTTCTCATATCCGTTGACACAAACTCTTGTGGGGTGCCAGATCCATCCCTTAGGTTTTTGCCCGAGCCTGTTGACATTAAATCCTCCTCTAATGGACTGCTTTGCTGTCAAGGTCGTGAAGGGGACAAGGCCTACTACATATGTAACCCCGTTACTAAGCAGTGGAAGAAACTTCCGAAATCAAATGCTAATCATGGATCAGATCCAGCAATTGTGCTCTTATTTGAACCATCGTTGCTCAACTTTGTAGCAGAGTACAAAATTATATGTGCTTTTCCGTCCACAGATTTTGGTGAGGCAACTGAATTTGAGATATATTCCTCCCGAGAGGATTCTTGGGAAGTCGCTGGGGAGATCTGCTTTGGAGCTAGAAAAGTAGTGCCAAAATCAGGGGTTCATGTGAATGGCGTTGTCTACTGGATGACACCTACTAGTGTTCTTGCTTTTGATCTAACAAAGGAGAGGTCACAGTTCTTTCGATGGTACTACAATTATGGCATCTTGGGGGCATTTGATGGAAAGCTCTGTAATGTTTACGCAACTGGTGGTTCAATCAGGTTAAACATTTTGGCCAATACCCACACAAATACAATGCAAATGGGAAGCCAAACCAGTATGTGGTTAGAAAAAAAGACGGTTGTTCTTGACAGTAAAATTGTCGGGGATGGAGCGATGAGCTGCTCAATTTTACATGTTGACAATAATATAATGGTGGTTCATAGTGGAGAAAGAACGTTTTCATACGACTTCAAGTCCCGTGCAACAAAACTGCTGAGCGGTCGAGCTGGCATTAATTATCGATGCTTTCCGTATGTGAACAGCCTAATCTCCCTCTAA